From one Streptomyces sp. NBC_01478 genomic stretch:
- a CDS encoding DUF192 domain-containing protein gives MGRRWSDGRGTLTVHGAAGAIAVRVELATSYRARTKGLLGRDTVDGAMLLSPASSVHTFRMRFPIDVAYLDRNLEVVAVHTMMPGRLGLPRFRSRHVLEAAAGVMAGWGVGVGVRVTVEPAETADGVEGV, from the coding sequence ATGGGACGACGCTGGAGCGACGGGCGGGGAACGCTGACCGTGCACGGGGCCGCGGGGGCGATCGCCGTCCGAGTGGAGCTGGCGACCTCGTACCGGGCGCGTACGAAGGGGCTGCTCGGCCGGGACACGGTCGACGGGGCGATGCTGCTCTCGCCGGCGAGCAGTGTGCACACGTTCCGGATGCGCTTCCCGATCGACGTGGCGTACCTGGACAGGAACCTGGAGGTCGTCGCCGTCCACACGATGATGCCGGGACGGCTGGGCCTGCCGCGGTTCCGGTCCCGGCATGTGCTGGAGGCGGCGGCGGGGGTCATGGCGGGGTGGGGGGTGGGGGTGGGGGTCCGGGTGACGGTGGAGCCTGCGGAGACGGCGGACGGGGTGGAGGGGGTGTGA
- a CDS encoding prepilin peptidase, with protein sequence MRLILILVGALWGAWSGLLLPRAAHRLSVDPEEPWNGKCPDGHPITGTFDGWLGRARCTDTTGRYAYGTTPRPENLAPTPCGPYGPRTPAVSTATALVCATLAAATGPRPELVVWLLAAPVAVLLALVDLRVHRLPDVLTLPLAAALLALLGIAAALPADAGSWPTALYGGLALGATYELLYLINPAGMGFGDVKLALGLGTALGWYGWPVLVTGAFAGVLYGALYGLGMVALRRAGRKTAIPLGPFMLGGAFTGLLLGAFAVS encoded by the coding sequence GTGCGCCTGATACTGATCCTCGTGGGTGCCCTGTGGGGCGCGTGGTCGGGCCTCCTGCTGCCCCGCGCCGCCCACCGCCTCTCCGTGGACCCCGAGGAACCCTGGAACGGGAAGTGCCCCGACGGCCACCCGATCACGGGCACGTTCGACGGCTGGCTGGGCCGGGCCCGCTGCACCGACACCACCGGCCGGTACGCGTACGGCACAACGCCGCGCCCCGAAAACCTCGCCCCCACCCCCTGCGGTCCCTACGGCCCCCGCACCCCCGCCGTCTCCACCGCGACCGCCCTCGTCTGCGCGACCCTCGCCGCGGCCACCGGCCCCCGCCCGGAACTCGTCGTCTGGCTGCTCGCCGCCCCCGTCGCCGTCCTCCTCGCCCTGGTCGACCTCCGGGTCCACCGCCTCCCCGACGTCCTCACGCTCCCGCTCGCCGCGGCCCTCCTCGCCCTCCTCGGCATCGCGGCCGCCCTCCCCGCCGACGCGGGCTCCTGGCCCACCGCGCTCTACGGCGGTCTCGCCCTCGGCGCCACCTACGAGCTCCTGTACCTCATCAACCCGGCCGGCATGGGCTTCGGCGACGTGAAACTCGCCCTCGGCCTCGGCACGGCCCTCGGCTGGTACGGCTGGCCGGTGCTCGTCACGGGCGCCTTCGCGGGGGTGCTGTACGGCGCTCTGTACGGCCTCGGCATGGTCGCCCTGCGCCGGGCGGGCCGTAAGACGGCGATCCCGCTGGGGCCGTTCATGCTCGGCGGAGCGTTCACGGGTCTTCTGCTGGGCGCGTTCGCGGTGTCGTGA
- a CDS encoding dihydrofolate reductase family protein, giving the protein MRKISLMMSVSLDGFMESLDRDISWHVIDEELHQHFNDTLRPLGAFVDGRVTHELMAAYWPTADADPDASPVTAEFAAIWRDKPKIVYSRTLPSGPADWNTTIVPEVVPEEVRALKAQPGGDLGLGGADLAATFLRHDLVDEIKVYVHPVLIGRGKRMFLDTDTDTDTDTDTDTDTRTALRLVESRAFGNGVVLLRYERMPPNPVDS; this is encoded by the coding sequence GTGCGGAAGATCAGCCTGATGATGTCCGTGTCCCTCGACGGCTTCATGGAGAGCCTCGACCGCGACATCAGTTGGCACGTGATCGACGAGGAACTCCACCAGCACTTCAACGACACCCTCAGACCGCTGGGCGCCTTCGTCGACGGCCGCGTCACCCATGAACTGATGGCCGCCTACTGGCCCACCGCCGACGCCGACCCGGACGCCTCCCCGGTCACCGCCGAGTTCGCCGCCATCTGGCGGGACAAGCCGAAGATCGTGTACTCACGGACCCTGCCCAGCGGCCCCGCCGACTGGAACACGACCATCGTGCCCGAGGTCGTCCCCGAGGAAGTACGGGCCCTGAAGGCACAGCCCGGCGGCGACCTCGGCCTCGGCGGCGCCGACCTCGCCGCCACCTTCCTCCGCCACGACCTCGTCGACGAGATCAAGGTGTACGTCCACCCGGTCCTCATCGGCCGCGGCAAACGCATGTTCCTCGACACCGACACCGACACCGACACCGACACCGACACCGACACCGACACCCGCACCGCACTCCGCCTCGTCGAGTCCCGCGCGTTCGGCAACGGGGTGGTTCTGCTGCGCTACGAGCGGATGCCCCCCAACCCCGTTGATTCATAA
- a CDS encoding LLM class flavin-dependent oxidoreductase, with amino-acid sequence MTGLGAVFRPQLPPERLRAVVRLADAAGLEELWLWEDCFREGGISAAAAALAWSERVRIGVGLLPVPLRNVAITAMEAATLHRLFPGRAILGVGHGVQDWMGQVGARVESPVTLLREHLDALRALLRGERLTTDGRYVKLDDVGLDWPPAGPVEILAGATGPRTLRLSGAAADGTILTASTTPDGVRRARRLIDEGRQSAGRTEPHKVVVYLLTATGPDATSRLRAELAEEGLESVPDLGAAGDADTVAKAVHRLAEAGADTVILQPTGDDPDPEAFVRFTAEQVGRLVS; translated from the coding sequence ATGACCGGACTCGGCGCCGTGTTCCGCCCCCAACTGCCCCCCGAGCGATTGCGGGCGGTGGTCCGACTGGCCGACGCCGCGGGGCTCGAAGAGCTCTGGCTCTGGGAGGACTGTTTCCGCGAGGGCGGGATCTCGGCCGCGGCCGCGGCCCTCGCGTGGAGCGAGCGGGTACGGATCGGGGTCGGGCTGCTGCCGGTCCCGCTGCGGAACGTCGCCATCACGGCCATGGAGGCGGCCACGCTGCACCGGCTCTTCCCGGGACGCGCGATCCTCGGCGTCGGACACGGCGTCCAGGACTGGATGGGCCAGGTCGGCGCCCGCGTCGAGTCCCCGGTGACCCTGCTGCGCGAGCATCTCGACGCGCTGCGCGCCCTGTTGCGCGGGGAGCGCCTCACGACCGACGGCCGGTACGTCAAGCTCGACGACGTCGGCCTCGACTGGCCGCCGGCCGGCCCCGTCGAGATCCTCGCCGGCGCCACCGGCCCCCGAACCCTCCGCCTCTCCGGCGCGGCGGCCGACGGCACGATCCTCACCGCGAGCACCACGCCCGACGGCGTCCGACGGGCCCGCCGACTCATCGACGAGGGACGGCAGTCGGCCGGCCGCACCGAGCCGCACAAGGTAGTCGTCTACCTCCTCACGGCCACCGGCCCCGACGCGACCAGCCGCCTGCGCGCCGAACTCGCCGAAGAGGGCCTGGAATCGGTCCCCGACCTCGGAGCCGCCGGCGACGCCGACACCGTGGCGAAGGCCGTCCACCGCCTCGCGGAAGCCGGCGCCGACACGGTGATCCTCCAGCCCACCGGAGACGACCCCGACCCGGAGGCCTTCGTACGCTTCACGGCGGAGCAGGTCGGAAGACTCGTCTCCTGA
- a CDS encoding DinB family protein produces MANDGDTDALYHDSEKATLHRSLNRVRDAVLWKLDGLDEEQARRPMTPSGTSLLGLVKHLASVEYGWFVESFGREVEPLWFDPYTDEDMSPGPDETTEQIIAFYGRARTAADQVITDLPLDATGQPPWRKHSVSLRWVLVHMITETARHAGHMDIARELIDGAAGDHRPSGV; encoded by the coding sequence ATGGCCAATGACGGAGACACGGATGCGCTGTACCACGACAGCGAAAAAGCAACACTGCACAGGAGCCTGAACCGGGTCCGGGACGCGGTCCTGTGGAAGCTGGACGGCCTGGACGAGGAGCAGGCCAGACGCCCGATGACACCCTCGGGCACGAGCCTGCTCGGACTGGTGAAGCATCTGGCGTCGGTGGAGTACGGCTGGTTCGTGGAGAGCTTCGGCCGCGAGGTGGAACCCCTGTGGTTCGACCCGTACACGGACGAGGACATGAGCCCGGGCCCGGACGAGACGACGGAACAGATCATCGCCTTCTACGGCCGCGCCCGCACCGCCGCGGACCAGGTGATCACGGACCTGCCCCTGGACGCGACGGGCCAACCGCCGTGGCGCAAGCACTCCGTGTCCCTGCGCTGGGTCCTGGTCCACATGATCACGGAGACGGCGAGACACGCGGGGCACATGGACATCGCGCGGGAACTCATCGACGGGGCGGCGGGGGATCATCGGCCTTCGGGGGTGTAG
- a CDS encoding class I SAM-dependent methyltransferase — protein MDNSGSSGSSTGSTGSARSFDELVAEGVAVPTEGWDFSWFEGRATEARPSWGYARSAGDRLSRATTALDIQTGGGEVFDFALSRAAAQPPMLVAATEGWPPNVAKATALLRSRGVVVVAVPEDAPLPFADAAFDLVLSRHPVRAHWPEIARVLRPGGTYFAQHVGPRSAFELVEHFLGPQPEPVSGGRDPERERSGAEAAGLEIVGLRAERLRMEFHDIAAVVHFLRKVIWMVPDFTVEAYEPQLRALHEQIETTGPFVTYSTRHLFDARKPTG, from the coding sequence ATGGACAACAGCGGGAGCAGCGGGAGCAGCACGGGCAGTACGGGCAGCGCGCGCAGCTTCGACGAGCTCGTCGCGGAAGGCGTCGCCGTACCCACCGAAGGCTGGGACTTCTCCTGGTTCGAGGGCCGGGCCACCGAGGCGCGCCCCTCCTGGGGGTACGCGCGGTCCGCCGGCGACCGGCTGTCCCGCGCGACCACCGCGCTGGACATCCAGACCGGGGGCGGGGAGGTCTTCGACTTCGCCCTGAGCCGGGCCGCCGCGCAGCCCCCGATGCTCGTCGCCGCCACCGAGGGCTGGCCGCCGAACGTCGCCAAGGCCACCGCCCTGCTCCGCTCGCGCGGTGTCGTGGTGGTCGCCGTGCCCGAGGACGCCCCGCTGCCCTTCGCCGACGCCGCGTTCGACCTGGTCCTCAGCCGCCACCCGGTCCGCGCCCACTGGCCGGAGATCGCCCGTGTCCTGCGCCCCGGCGGCACGTACTTCGCCCAGCACGTCGGCCCCCGCAGCGCCTTCGAACTCGTCGAGCACTTCCTCGGCCCCCAGCCGGAGCCCGTGAGCGGCGGCCGAGACCCCGAACGCGAGCGGTCCGGCGCCGAGGCCGCGGGCCTGGAGATCGTCGGCCTGCGCGCCGAGCGGCTGCGCATGGAGTTCCACGACATCGCGGCCGTCGTCCACTTCCTGCGCAAGGTGATCTGGATGGTCCCCGACTTCACGGTCGAGGCCTACGAGCCCCAACTCCGCGCCCTGCACGAGCAGATCGAGACCACGGGCCCGTTCGTGACCTACAGCACCCGCCACCTCTTCGACGCCCGCAAACCGACCGGGTGA
- a CDS encoding isoprenyl transferase, with amino-acid sequence MNVRDTLRRLLVRFYARRVGGHLDHAQVPKHVGVIMDGNRRWAKAAGSTTVQGHQAGGDKIEEFLGWCSETDVEVVTLWLLSTDNFDRPQDELGPLLGIIENVVSSLAADGRWRVHHVGTLDLLPSGMQSALKEAEESTAHIDGILVNVAIGYGGRQEIADAVRSMILDAADKGTSMEELADHVDVDLIGKHLYTGAQPDPDLVIRTSGEQRLSGFMLWQTAHSEYYFCEVFWPAFRKVDFLRAMRDYAARHRRYGG; translated from the coding sequence GTGAACGTGCGCGACACCCTGCGCCGCCTGCTGGTCAGGTTCTACGCACGCAGGGTGGGAGGCCATCTCGACCACGCTCAGGTGCCCAAGCACGTCGGCGTCATCATGGACGGCAACCGGCGTTGGGCGAAGGCCGCCGGCTCCACCACCGTCCAGGGCCACCAGGCCGGCGGCGACAAGATCGAGGAGTTCCTCGGCTGGTGCAGCGAGACGGACGTCGAGGTCGTCACCCTGTGGCTGCTGTCGACGGACAACTTCGACCGCCCCCAGGACGAACTCGGCCCCCTGCTCGGCATCATCGAGAACGTCGTCAGTTCCCTCGCCGCGGACGGCCGCTGGCGCGTGCACCACGTCGGCACCCTCGACCTGCTGCCCTCGGGGATGCAGTCCGCCCTCAAGGAGGCGGAGGAGTCCACCGCGCACATCGACGGGATACTCGTCAACGTCGCCATCGGCTACGGCGGCCGCCAGGAGATCGCCGACGCGGTCCGCTCGATGATCCTGGACGCCGCCGACAAGGGCACCTCCATGGAGGAGCTCGCCGACCACGTGGACGTCGACCTCATCGGCAAGCACCTCTACACGGGCGCACAGCCCGACCCCGATCTGGTGATCCGCACCAGCGGCGAGCAGCGGCTGTCCGGATTCATGCTCTGGCAGACGGCCCACTCGGAGTACTACTTCTGCGAGGTCTTCTGGCCGGCCTTCCGCAAGGTCGACTTCCTGCGCGCGATGCGTGACTACGCGGCGCGACATCGGCGTTACGGCGGATAG
- a CDS encoding PhoH family protein, whose translation MVTSTKRRLPDRRTYVIDTSVLLADPNALNRFEEHEVVLPIVVVTELEAKRHHPELGYFARQALRLLDEFRVRHGRLDAPIPIGELGGTVRVELNHSDPSVLPSGYRLGDNDSRILAVARNLQAEGYDVTVVSKDLPLRIKASSVGLLAEEYRAELAITGSSGWTGMSELTLPGEQVDILFEEGHVYVPEAADFPVHTGLTIQSERGKALGRVTADGNVRLVRGDREAFGIKGRSAEQRIALDLLLDPDIGILSMGGRAGTGKSALALCAGLEAVLERGQHKKVMVFRPLYAVGGQELGYLPGSEADKMGPWAQAVFDTLSAVTSREVIEEVTARGMLEVLPLTHIRGRSLHDAFVIVDEAQSLERNVLLTVLSRIGANSRVVLTHDVAQRDNLRVGRYDGVVAVVEKLKGHPLFAHVTLTRSERSQIAALVTEMLEDGQI comes from the coding sequence GTGGTGACCAGCACAAAGCGCCGTTTGCCTGACCGGCGCACTTATGTCATCGACACCAGCGTTCTGCTGGCCGACCCGAACGCACTGAACCGCTTCGAGGAGCACGAAGTCGTGCTGCCGATCGTCGTGGTCACAGAGCTGGAGGCCAAGCGGCACCATCCCGAACTCGGCTACTTCGCCCGGCAGGCCCTGCGCCTGCTGGACGAGTTCCGGGTCCGGCACGGTCGCCTCGACGCCCCCATCCCGATCGGGGAACTCGGCGGAACAGTCAGGGTCGAGCTCAACCACTCGGACCCCAGCGTGCTGCCCAGCGGCTATCGCCTGGGGGACAACGACTCCCGCATCCTCGCGGTCGCCCGCAATCTGCAGGCCGAGGGGTACGACGTCACCGTCGTGTCGAAGGACCTTCCGCTCAGGATCAAGGCATCCTCCGTCGGACTCCTCGCCGAGGAGTACCGCGCGGAACTCGCCATCACGGGCTCCTCCGGCTGGACCGGAATGTCCGAACTGACCCTGCCCGGTGAACAGGTGGACATCCTCTTCGAGGAGGGCCACGTCTACGTCCCGGAGGCCGCGGACTTCCCCGTCCACACCGGCCTGACGATCCAGTCCGAGCGCGGAAAGGCGCTCGGCCGGGTCACCGCCGACGGCAACGTCCGGCTGGTGCGCGGCGACCGGGAGGCGTTCGGCATCAAGGGCCGCAGCGCGGAGCAGCGCATCGCGCTGGATCTGCTGCTCGACCCGGACATCGGGATCCTGTCCATGGGAGGCCGGGCCGGCACCGGCAAGTCCGCGCTCGCGCTCTGCGCGGGCCTGGAGGCCGTACTGGAGCGCGGCCAGCACAAGAAGGTGATGGTCTTCCGGCCGCTGTACGCGGTGGGCGGACAGGAGTTGGGCTATCTGCCCGGCTCCGAGGCCGACAAGATGGGCCCCTGGGCCCAGGCGGTCTTCGACACGCTGTCCGCGGTCACCAGCCGCGAGGTCATCGAGGAGGTCACCGCCCGCGGGATGCTCGAAGTCCTGCCGCTCACCCACATCCGCGGCCGCTCGCTGCACGACGCGTTCGTGATCGTGGACGAGGCGCAGTCCCTGGAGCGGAACGTCCTGCTGACCGTCCTGTCCCGGATCGGCGCCAACTCGCGGGTGGTCCTCACCCACGACGTGGCGCAGCGGGACAACCTGAGGGTCGGCCGCTACGACGGTGTCGTCGCCGTCGTGGAGAAGCTGAAGGGGCATCCGCTCTTCGCGCATGTGACCCTGACGAGGTCCGAGAGGTCCCAGATCGCGGCGCTTGTGACCGAAATGCTGGAGGACGGCCAAATCTGA
- a CDS encoding lytic transglycosylase domain-containing protein, with the protein MLEGNRVSRISVRGFAVASATAVTAVGSVVGVASGSVAQAQNNDAETTAADTTLLADIPTGQQAQVQTASLTQQADAQAIQADASAKKDAEESARLAAAKTAVAKKVAAEKAEKAAKEKAEAKAAAAKAGSSSSSFPVQSSYTVAQIQSMAASMVPSGQFQCFSNIVDHESSWNYRAVNASSGAYGLFQALPGSKMSSVGSDWQTNPATQIKWGLNYMDSRYGSPCEAWSFWQANNWY; encoded by the coding sequence ATGCTGGAAGGAAACCGTGTGAGCCGGATTTCGGTCCGGGGATTCGCAGTGGCTTCGGCCACCGCGGTCACCGCCGTCGGAAGCGTCGTAGGCGTTGCCTCGGGCAGCGTCGCACAGGCGCAGAACAATGACGCCGAGACGACGGCAGCCGACACCACGCTCCTGGCGGACATCCCCACGGGCCAGCAGGCCCAGGTCCAGACCGCCTCCTTGACGCAGCAGGCCGACGCCCAGGCGATCCAGGCCGACGCGAGCGCCAAGAAGGACGCAGAGGAGTCGGCCCGCCTGGCCGCCGCCAAGACCGCCGTCGCCAAGAAGGTGGCTGCGGAGAAGGCGGAGAAGGCAGCCAAGGAGAAGGCCGAGGCGAAGGCCGCGGCAGCGAAGGCGGGCTCGTCCTCGTCGAGCTTCCCCGTGCAGAGCTCTTACACGGTCGCGCAGATCCAGTCGATGGCCGCCTCCATGGTGCCCAGCGGCCAGTTCCAGTGCTTCAGCAACATCGTGGACCACGAGTCGAGCTGGAACTACCGCGCGGTCAACGCCTCTTCCGGCGCCTACGGTCTCTTCCAGGCCCTGCCCGGTTCCAAGATGTCGTCCGTCGGTTCCGACTGGCAGACGAACCCGGCCACCCAGATCAAGTGGGGCCTCAACTACATGGACAGCCGCTACGGCAGCCCGTGCGAGGCCTGGTCGTTCTGGCAGGCGAACAACTGGTACTAG
- a CDS encoding AI-2E family transporter, with protein MSRVPGWLGKVGAGLSEMGERLDERRAEVAREHAETAPDPDPEQPADDPQPPQPPVPVPVVIARDRPEPALAVPWGVRVAAEAGWRLLILAGTVWVLMRVISAVQLVVLAFVAALLITALLQPTVTRLIRYGFPRGVATALTAILGFVVMGLIGWFVTWQVMANIDNLSDQVQNGVDDLRNWLLKGPFHVTEKQINQIAKNLREAIGANTDQITSAGLEGVQVIVEALTGILLTVFSTLFLLYDGPRIWQWSLKLVPAAARPAMAGAGPRAWRTLTAYVRGTVIVAFIDAVCIGVGIYFLGVPMAVPLAVFIFLFSFIPLVGAVASGALAVVVALVTQGVFTALMTLAVVLAVQQIEGHILQPFILGRAVRVHPLAVVLSVAAGGMVAGIGGAVVAVPLVAVLNTVVSYLKSYSQDPVSAQSPKPRGATAIEPSDQAP; from the coding sequence ATGTCGCGAGTACCAGGATGGCTCGGCAAAGTCGGTGCCGGACTGAGCGAGATGGGGGAGCGGTTGGACGAGCGCCGCGCCGAGGTGGCCAGGGAACACGCAGAGACCGCGCCCGACCCCGACCCCGAACAGCCCGCGGACGACCCCCAACCCCCGCAGCCCCCCGTACCGGTACCCGTCGTCATCGCCCGCGACCGCCCCGAGCCGGCGCTCGCCGTGCCCTGGGGAGTGCGGGTCGCCGCCGAGGCCGGCTGGCGGCTGCTGATCCTGGCCGGCACGGTCTGGGTGCTGATGCGCGTCATCAGCGCCGTACAACTGGTGGTCCTGGCCTTCGTCGCCGCACTCCTGATCACGGCCCTGCTCCAGCCGACGGTGACTCGCCTCATCCGCTACGGCTTTCCGCGCGGGGTCGCCACGGCGCTCACCGCGATCCTCGGCTTCGTCGTGATGGGGCTGATCGGCTGGTTCGTGACCTGGCAGGTCATGGCGAACATCGACAACCTCTCCGACCAGGTCCAGAACGGCGTCGACGACCTGCGCAACTGGCTGCTCAAGGGCCCGTTCCACGTCACCGAGAAGCAGATCAACCAGATCGCCAAGAACCTCCGCGAGGCGATCGGCGCCAACACCGACCAGATCACCTCGGCCGGCCTGGAAGGCGTCCAGGTCATCGTCGAGGCCCTGACGGGCATCCTGCTGACGGTCTTCTCGACCCTCTTCCTCCTCTACGACGGCCCGCGCATCTGGCAGTGGTCGCTGAAGCTGGTGCCCGCGGCGGCCCGGCCGGCGATGGCGGGCGCGGGCCCGCGCGCCTGGCGCACGCTGACGGCCTACGTCCGCGGCACGGTGATAGTGGCGTTCATCGACGCGGTCTGTATCGGCGTCGGCATCTACTTCCTCGGCGTGCCGATGGCCGTCCCGCTCGCCGTGTTCATCTTCCTGTTCTCGTTCATCCCGCTGGTCGGCGCGGTGGCCTCCGGCGCGCTGGCGGTCGTCGTCGCGCTGGTCACCCAGGGCGTGTTCACGGCCCTGATGACCCTGGCGGTGGTCCTCGCCGTCCAGCAGATCGAGGGCCACATCCTCCAGCCCTTCATCCTGGGCCGCGCGGTCCGGGTGCACCCTCTCGCGGTGGTCCTCTCGGTCGCCGCGGGTGGGATGGTCGCGGGGATCGGTGGGGCGGTGGTGGCAGTGCCGTTGGTCGCGGTGCTCAACACGGTGGTGAGCTACCTGAAGTCGTACTCCCAGGACCCGGTGTCGGCGCAGTCCCCGAAGCCGAGGGGCGCGACAGCGATCGAACCGTCGGACCAGGCCCCGTAG
- a CDS encoding alkyl hydroperoxide reductase, with translation MSLDALKSAIPDYAKDLRLNLGSVIGNSELPTQQLWGTVLATAIASRSAVVLRELAPEAEANLSAEAYTAAKSAAAVMAMNNVFYRTRHLLSDHEYGTLRAGLRMNVIGNPGVDKVDFELWSFAVSAINGCGMCLDSHEQVLRKAGVERDVIQEAFKIAAVVEAVGVTLEAEAVLASE, from the coding sequence ATGTCACTGGACGCCCTGAAGTCCGCCATACCGGACTACGCCAAGGACCTGCGGCTCAACCTGGGTTCGGTCATCGGCAACTCCGAGCTGCCGACGCAGCAGTTGTGGGGCACGGTCCTCGCCACGGCGATCGCGTCCCGGTCCGCCGTCGTACTGCGGGAGTTGGCGCCGGAGGCCGAGGCCAACCTGTCGGCCGAGGCGTACACGGCGGCCAAGTCCGCCGCGGCCGTCATGGCCATGAACAACGTGTTCTACCGGACGCGTCATCTGCTGTCCGACCATGAGTACGGCACCCTGCGCGCGGGGCTGCGGATGAACGTCATCGGCAACCCCGGGGTCGACAAGGTCGACTTCGAGTTGTGGTCGTTCGCCGTGTCCGCGATCAACGGGTGCGGGATGTGTCTCGACTCGCACGAGCAGGTGCTGCGCAAGGCGGGGGTCGAACGGGACGTGATCCAGGAGGCGTTCAAGATCGCGGCGGTGGTGGAGGCGGTGGGGGTTACGTTGGAGGCGGAGGCGGTACTGGCGTCCGAGTGA
- a CDS encoding peroxiredoxin: MLTVGDKFPSFDLTACVSLEKGREFERITHKTYEGWKVVFAWPKDFTFVCPTEIAAFGKLNDEFADRDAQVLGFSGDSEFVHHAWRKDHDDLRDLPFPMLADSRHELMRDLGIEGEDGFAKRAVFIVDQNNEIQFSMVTAGSVGRNPKEVLRVLDALQTDELCPCNWTKGDETLDAGALLAGK; this comes from the coding sequence GTGCTCACTGTCGGTGACAAGTTTCCGTCGTTCGATCTGACCGCCTGTGTCTCGCTGGAGAAGGGCAGGGAGTTCGAGCGGATCACTCACAAGACCTATGAGGGCTGGAAAGTGGTCTTCGCGTGGCCCAAGGACTTCACCTTCGTGTGCCCCACCGAGATCGCCGCCTTCGGGAAGCTGAACGACGAGTTCGCCGACCGTGACGCCCAGGTGCTCGGCTTCTCCGGCGACTCGGAGTTCGTCCACCACGCCTGGCGCAAGGACCACGACGACCTGCGCGACCTGCCGTTCCCGATGCTCGCCGACTCCCGGCACGAGCTGATGCGGGACCTCGGCATCGAGGGCGAGGACGGCTTCGCCAAGCGCGCGGTGTTCATCGTGGACCAGAACAACGAGATCCAGTTCTCGATGGTGACCGCGGGCTCGGTCGGCCGTAACCCGAAGGAGGTCCTGCGGGTCCTCGACGCGCTCCAGACGGACGAACTCTGCCCGTGCAACTGGACCAAGGGCGACGAGACGCTGGACGCGGGCGCGCTGCTCGCCGGGAAGTGA
- a CDS encoding LysR substrate-binding domain-containing protein codes for MTVSNTSKRRQPSLAQLRAFSAVAEHLHFRDAAAAIGMSQPALSGAVAALEDTLGVTLLERTTRKVLLSPAGERLAVRAKAVLEEVGALMAEAEAVRAPFTGALRLGVIPTVAPYLLPTVLRLVHDRYPDLDLQVHEEQTANLLDGLTTGRLDLLLLAVPLGVPGVVELPLFDEDFVLVTPLGHPLGGRSGIPREALRELNLLLLDEGHCLRDQALDICREAGRADAPVTTTAAGLSTLVQLVAGGLGVTLLPRTAVRVETTRSDQLLTGYFTEPAPTRRIALAMRTGAARRAEYQELAAALREALRPLPVRVLGTGN; via the coding sequence GTGACCGTTAGTAATACGAGTAAGAGGCGCCAGCCCAGCCTGGCCCAGTTGCGCGCCTTCTCCGCGGTCGCCGAGCACCTCCACTTCCGGGACGCCGCCGCCGCGATCGGCATGAGCCAGCCCGCCCTGTCCGGTGCCGTCGCCGCGCTGGAGGACACCCTCGGCGTCACCCTCCTGGAGCGCACCACCCGCAAGGTGCTCCTCTCGCCCGCCGGCGAGCGGCTCGCCGTACGGGCGAAGGCGGTGCTGGAGGAGGTCGGGGCGCTGATGGCGGAGGCGGAGGCGGTGCGGGCCCCGTTCACCGGGGCGCTGCGGCTCGGGGTCATCCCGACCGTCGCGCCGTATCTGCTGCCGACCGTGCTGCGGCTGGTGCACGACCGGTACCCGGACCTGGACCTCCAGGTGCACGAGGAGCAGACCGCGAACCTGCTCGACGGGCTGACCACCGGACGGCTCGACCTGCTGCTGCTCGCCGTGCCGCTCGGTGTGCCCGGAGTGGTCGAACTCCCGCTGTTCGACGAGGACTTCGTGCTCGTCACCCCGCTCGGCCATCCCCTCGGCGGCCGCAGCGGCATCCCGCGCGAGGCGCTGCGCGAGCTGAACCTGCTGCTCCTGGACGAGGGGCACTGTCTGCGCGACCAGGCGCTCGACATCTGCCGGGAGGCCGGGCGGGCGGACGCTCCCGTCACCACCACCGCGGCCGGGCTCTCGACGCTGGTGCAGCTCGTCGCCGGCGGGCTCGGGGTCACCCTGCTGCCGCGCACCGCCGTACGCGTCGAGACCACCCGCAGCGACCAACTCCTCACCGGCTACTTCACCGAGCCCGCCCCGACCCGCCGGATCGCCCTCGCGATGCGCACCGGCGCGGCCCGTCGCGCCGAGTACCAGGAGCTGGCCGCCGCCCTCCGCGAAGCCCTGCGGCCGTTGCCGGTACGGGTGTTGGGGACCGGCAACTGA